In Microbulbifer celer, a single window of DNA contains:
- a CDS encoding TonB-dependent receptor domain-containing protein, producing MKNVKFQRAPLVLAIATASSLVPQAWAQDDNISVDQVAAPQIEEVMVQGRLMDSAETLVYERLEEEVVTDILGSEMIGRVGDSNVAAALRRVSGLSLVNDKFVYVRGLGERYSSTTLNGATVPSPDLTRNVVPLDVFPTSVVESLAVQKSYSADKAATFGGGNVDIRTKSIPDDLTYFVELGTGMNSESSGDVLSYNGGGDDSLGTDDGTRAMPVGITAALRRFQGDISVTNIRDTLIKEGQQFESVAQADAAAKALNRELALNLNRDISIENDSVDPQYDAKGAVGNRFYLGENWEVGFLAGGSYKSRWNETVRYARNYGNPEQQFDTKNESTYSVDMSGNLNLGIRFADEHSLSTTSLFLRNTDDETSLRDYFDENRQMSDGRGNREYTLKFEEREMRVHQINGQHAIGPETKAMIPGGVLNWVPEDLTIDWFYSDSVATTDIPNEVNVYADTITDPDTGHVESSTVSVGTKSADYRFTELEDNVINQGWSATLPLEFRSSTLELSGGFARTEKGRYYKQTQLRLDAFDVADSSSMGGALGDVFGDENITNPDNDFVFDRVGSTTNKQSYIAATLTDAVFGKVDWTLNETWRASAGARWEDYNQLALDWNPYGYTIDNPQIPMDEEELQDATYVDDAVYPSLSLTYMGAFWAETFQLRFGASKTAVRPDLREITDAIYIDPITDEQIKGNPNARPSEITNLDIRAEWFFDDGDSLTVSTYYKDIVDPIEFFEAGSSDTNVAREIINAESGEITGVEIEGLKNLGFMGGFMESFFLQGNVTLQETELVAGTEADAPTNPVREMTGASEYVVNGMLGFDSPDGMHSATLGYNVFGDRLYLAGRNGAPDAFEKPFHSVDLTYSWYPTQEITVKAKMQNLLDESIDIERAGVIVFEEKPGQSFSLSAQYQF from the coding sequence ATGAAGAACGTAAAATTTCAGAGAGCGCCGCTGGTATTGGCTATCGCCACGGCCTCAAGCCTTGTGCCGCAAGCCTGGGCGCAAGATGACAATATCTCAGTAGATCAGGTCGCCGCACCGCAGATTGAAGAAGTAATGGTGCAAGGGCGTTTGATGGATTCTGCGGAAACACTGGTATACGAGCGCCTCGAGGAAGAGGTTGTGACCGATATCCTCGGCTCTGAAATGATTGGCCGGGTAGGGGACTCCAATGTGGCAGCGGCCTTGCGCCGTGTCTCCGGTCTGTCTCTGGTCAATGACAAGTTTGTATACGTGCGTGGTCTGGGTGAGCGTTATTCCAGTACCACCCTGAATGGCGCTACCGTGCCTTCGCCGGACCTGACCCGTAACGTTGTGCCGCTGGATGTTTTCCCTACTTCCGTAGTGGAATCACTTGCGGTACAGAAAAGCTACTCCGCTGATAAAGCAGCCACCTTCGGGGGGGGTAACGTCGATATCCGCACCAAGTCTATCCCGGACGATCTGACATACTTTGTTGAGCTCGGTACCGGCATGAACTCCGAAAGCAGCGGTGATGTGCTCAGCTACAACGGTGGTGGTGATGACAGTCTCGGCACTGACGATGGCACGCGCGCTATGCCCGTCGGGATTACTGCTGCACTGCGGCGTTTCCAGGGGGATATCAGCGTAACCAATATTCGCGACACCCTGATCAAAGAGGGGCAGCAGTTCGAGAGCGTTGCACAAGCAGATGCGGCAGCAAAAGCACTGAATCGCGAGTTGGCGCTGAATCTGAATCGCGACATCAGCATCGAAAACGATTCTGTTGATCCTCAGTATGATGCGAAGGGTGCCGTGGGTAATCGATTCTATCTGGGCGAGAACTGGGAAGTAGGCTTCCTTGCAGGTGGTTCCTATAAGAGCCGCTGGAATGAAACCGTACGGTACGCTCGTAACTACGGCAATCCGGAACAGCAGTTCGATACCAAAAATGAATCTACATATTCCGTAGATATGAGCGGCAACCTGAATCTGGGTATCCGCTTCGCCGATGAGCACAGCCTCAGTACTACCAGTCTGTTCCTGCGTAACACGGACGATGAAACTTCCCTGCGCGATTACTTTGATGAAAACCGTCAGATGTCTGACGGCCGTGGTAATCGCGAGTACACGCTGAAGTTTGAAGAGCGTGAAATGCGTGTCCATCAGATCAATGGTCAACACGCCATTGGTCCGGAAACCAAGGCGATGATTCCCGGTGGTGTCCTCAACTGGGTGCCTGAAGACCTGACCATCGACTGGTTCTACTCCGACTCTGTCGCCACTACCGATATTCCCAACGAAGTGAATGTCTACGCGGATACTATTACCGATCCGGATACTGGGCATGTGGAAAGCTCCACCGTCAGCGTCGGTACCAAAAGTGCGGACTACCGCTTCACCGAACTGGAAGATAACGTGATCAACCAGGGCTGGTCTGCAACTCTGCCGCTGGAGTTCCGCAGCTCTACCCTCGAGTTGAGTGGTGGTTTCGCGCGTACCGAGAAGGGGCGCTATTACAAGCAGACCCAGTTGCGTCTGGACGCGTTTGATGTTGCCGACTCTTCTTCAATGGGCGGAGCGCTCGGTGATGTGTTTGGTGATGAGAACATCACCAATCCGGACAATGACTTCGTGTTTGACCGCGTAGGTAGCACTACTAACAAGCAGAGCTACATTGCGGCAACACTGACCGATGCGGTTTTCGGTAAGGTCGACTGGACCCTGAATGAAACCTGGCGCGCCTCCGCTGGGGCGCGCTGGGAGGATTACAACCAGTTGGCCCTTGACTGGAATCCCTACGGTTACACCATCGACAATCCTCAGATCCCGATGGACGAGGAAGAGCTGCAGGACGCCACTTACGTCGACGACGCGGTTTACCCGTCTCTGTCTCTGACTTACATGGGCGCTTTCTGGGCGGAAACTTTCCAGCTGCGCTTCGGCGCCAGTAAAACCGCCGTGCGCCCGGACCTGCGTGAAATCACGGATGCGATCTATATCGATCCGATCACTGATGAGCAGATCAAAGGTAACCCGAATGCACGTCCGTCCGAGATCACCAATCTCGACATTCGTGCTGAGTGGTTCTTTGATGATGGCGACAGCCTGACCGTTTCCACTTACTACAAAGATATCGTGGATCCGATCGAGTTCTTCGAGGCGGGTTCCAGTGATACCAACGTTGCTCGTGAGATCATCAATGCAGAATCTGGTGAAATCACAGGTGTAGAAATCGAAGGTCTGAAAAATCTCGGTTTCATGGGCGGCTTCATGGAAAGCTTCTTCCTGCAGGGGAACGTGACCCTGCAGGAGACCGAGCTGGTTGCCGGTACAGAAGCGGATGCGCCGACCAATCCGGTGCGCGAAATGACCGGAGCTTCCGAGTATGTTGTCAACGGCATGCTGGGCTTCGATTCGCCGGACGGTATGCACTCTGCAACACTGGGCTACAACGTATTTGGCGATCGTCTGTACCTGGCTGGTCGTAACGGAGCGCCGGATGCTTTCGAAAAGCCATTCCACTCCGTGGATCTGACGTACTCCTGGTACCCGACCCAGGAAATTACGGTCAAAGCCAAGATGCAGAACCTGCTGGATGAGTCTATCGATATCGAGCGCGCAGGCGTGATCGTGTTCGAGGAGAAGCCTGGACAGTCGTTCTCTCTGAGTGCGCAATACCAGTTCTAA
- a CDS encoding electron transfer flavoprotein-ubiquinone oxidoreductase, with amino-acid sequence MEYDVVIVGAGPAGLAAACRLRQINEDISVCVVEKGSEVGAHILSGAVFEPTALNELFPDWKDRGAPLETAVEGDDIYVLGSAEKATRIPNMLVPSTMHNEGNYIISLGNLCRWLAEQAENLGVEIFPGFAAAEVLYNEDGSVKGIATGDMGVGANGEHKDAYMQGMELHGKYTLFAEGCRGHLGKQLIAKYTLDAGRDPQHYGIGIKEIWKIDGARHKQGLVVHTAGWPLKESGTHGGGFLYHLEDDQVVVGLITDLSYSNPHVSPFDEFQRYKHHPVIKQYLEGGQRVAYGARAITKGGLQSQPKMTFPGGLLIGDDAGTLNFAKIKGNHTAMKSGMLAAESVAEALAGERANDELTDYSERYKNSWAWKELHMQRNFGPAQHKWGNILGSAYAFIDINLFKGKLPWTLNDGKADHAQLRPAADCAKIDYPKPDGVLSFDKLSSVFISNTNHEEDQPCHLTLKDDDVPLNHNLPIYDEPAQRYCPAGVYEVIEEAGSKRFQINAQNCVHCKTCDIKDPTQNIVWIAPEGGGGPNYPNM; translated from the coding sequence ATGGAATACGACGTAGTCATCGTAGGTGCCGGCCCTGCCGGGCTTGCTGCCGCATGCCGACTGCGTCAGATCAACGAAGACATCTCCGTCTGCGTGGTGGAAAAAGGCTCCGAAGTGGGTGCACATATCCTCTCCGGTGCTGTTTTCGAGCCCACCGCCCTGAATGAACTCTTCCCGGACTGGAAAGATCGCGGCGCCCCGCTCGAAACAGCCGTAGAAGGCGACGACATCTATGTGCTGGGCAGCGCGGAAAAAGCCACCAGAATCCCCAATATGCTGGTGCCATCCACCATGCACAACGAGGGCAACTACATCATCAGCCTGGGCAACCTGTGCCGCTGGTTGGCGGAACAGGCGGAAAACCTGGGAGTTGAGATCTTCCCCGGCTTCGCCGCTGCCGAAGTCCTGTACAACGAAGACGGCTCGGTCAAAGGCATTGCCACCGGTGATATGGGCGTAGGGGCCAACGGCGAGCACAAAGATGCCTATATGCAGGGCATGGAGCTGCACGGCAAATACACCCTGTTTGCCGAAGGTTGCCGAGGCCATCTGGGCAAACAGCTGATCGCCAAGTACACCCTGGATGCCGGTCGTGACCCACAGCACTACGGCATCGGCATCAAGGAAATCTGGAAGATCGATGGCGCCAGACACAAGCAGGGCCTGGTGGTGCATACCGCCGGCTGGCCACTGAAGGAATCCGGCACCCACGGCGGTGGCTTCCTTTATCACCTGGAAGACGATCAGGTGGTAGTAGGCCTGATCACCGACCTCTCCTACAGCAACCCGCACGTCAGCCCATTTGACGAATTCCAGCGCTACAAGCACCACCCGGTGATCAAACAGTACCTGGAAGGTGGTCAACGGGTTGCCTACGGCGCCCGCGCCATTACCAAGGGCGGCCTGCAGTCCCAACCCAAGATGACCTTCCCGGGCGGTCTGCTGATCGGGGACGACGCCGGCACCCTGAACTTCGCCAAGATCAAGGGTAACCACACGGCGATGAAATCCGGCATGCTGGCGGCAGAATCCGTAGCCGAAGCTCTGGCCGGCGAGCGGGCCAACGACGAACTGACGGATTACAGCGAGCGCTACAAGAACAGCTGGGCCTGGAAGGAGTTGCACATGCAGCGGAACTTCGGCCCGGCCCAGCACAAGTGGGGCAACATTCTCGGCTCCGCCTACGCATTCATCGACATCAACCTGTTCAAGGGCAAACTGCCCTGGACTTTAAACGATGGCAAAGCGGACCACGCCCAGCTGCGTCCGGCCGCGGACTGCGCAAAGATCGACTATCCGAAGCCGGATGGCGTACTGAGCTTTGACAAGCTGTCCTCGGTGTTCATTTCCAACACCAACCACGAGGAAGACCAGCCTTGCCATCTGACCCTGAAGGATGATGACGTACCACTGAATCACAACCTGCCGATCTACGATGAACCCGCGCAGCGCTACTGCCCTGCCGGCGTTTACGAAGTGATTGAAGAGGCAGGCAGCAAGCGCTTCCAGATCAATGCACAAAACTGCGTGCACTGTAAGACCTGCGACATCAAGGATCCCACCCAGAACATCGTCTGGATTGCACCGGAAGGCGGCGGCGGTCCTAACTACCCGAACATGTAA
- a CDS encoding electron transfer flavoprotein subunit beta/FixA family protein: MKVLVAVKRVVDYNVKVRPKADGSDVDTANVKMSINPFCEIAVEEAVRLKEKGVVSEIVAVSLGSKQCQEQIRTALALGADRGILVETDDELQPLAVAKCLKAVVDKEEPQLVILGKQSIDGDNNQTGQMLAALSGMGQGTFASEVNVEEGAVKVTREIDGGLQTVELKLPAVVTTDLRLNEPRYASLPNIMKAKKKPLDTTTPDELGVDIAPRTKTLKVEPPAERQAGIKVADVAELVEKLKSEAKVI, from the coding sequence ATGAAAGTTCTTGTAGCTGTGAAACGCGTTGTGGATTACAACGTGAAGGTTCGCCCGAAGGCGGACGGTTCAGACGTGGACACTGCCAACGTCAAAATGTCCATCAACCCTTTCTGTGAAATTGCCGTGGAAGAAGCGGTACGCCTGAAGGAGAAGGGGGTCGTCAGCGAGATCGTTGCTGTTTCACTGGGATCCAAACAGTGCCAGGAACAGATCCGTACCGCACTGGCGCTGGGCGCCGACCGCGGTATTCTGGTCGAGACGGATGACGAGCTGCAGCCGCTGGCCGTGGCCAAGTGCCTGAAGGCTGTCGTAGATAAAGAAGAGCCGCAGCTGGTGATTCTTGGCAAGCAGTCCATCGATGGCGACAACAACCAGACCGGTCAGATGCTGGCCGCACTGTCTGGCATGGGGCAGGGCACCTTCGCTTCAGAAGTGAACGTAGAAGAAGGTGCAGTAAAAGTAACCCGTGAAATTGACGGCGGCTTGCAGACTGTAGAGCTGAAACTGCCGGCGGTGGTGACCACCGACCTGCGCCTGAATGAGCCGCGCTACGCTTCTTTGCCGAACATCATGAAAGCGAAGAAGAAGCCGCTCGACACCACCACCCCCGATGAGCTGGGAGTAGACATCGCCCCGCGCACCAAAACCCTGAAAGTAGAGCCGCCGGCCGAGCGTCAGGCAGGTATCAAGGTTGCCGATGTAGCGGAACTGGTGGAAAAACTGAAAAGCGAGGCGAAAGTAATCTGA
- a CDS encoding electron transfer flavoprotein subunit alpha/FixB family protein: MSILVIAEHDNAELKGATLNTVAAAKAIGGDIDVLVAGSGCGAVGEAAAKVDGVTKVLVADNAAYEHQLAENVSKLVADLGKNYSHVLAPATTTGKNMLPRAAALLDVQPISDIVGVEGADTFKRPIYAGNVIATVQSSDAIKVISVRTTAFDAVAAEGGSAAVESVDAVEDAGVSKFVGEELAESDRPELTAAKVVISGGRGMQNGDNFELLYKVADKLGAAVGASRAAVDAGFVPNDMQVGQTGKIVAPDLYIAVGISGAIQHLAGMKDSKVIVAINKDEEAPIFSVADYGLVADLFDAVPELETKL, from the coding sequence ATGAGCATCCTGGTAATTGCTGAACACGATAACGCCGAACTGAAAGGCGCTACCCTGAACACCGTCGCTGCAGCCAAGGCGATTGGCGGCGACATTGACGTGCTGGTTGCGGGCAGTGGCTGCGGCGCAGTGGGCGAAGCGGCTGCAAAAGTTGACGGCGTCACTAAGGTGCTGGTTGCGGATAACGCGGCTTATGAGCACCAGTTGGCCGAGAATGTCTCCAAGCTGGTTGCTGATCTGGGTAAAAATTACAGCCACGTGCTGGCCCCGGCCACTACCACTGGCAAGAATATGTTGCCGCGCGCGGCCGCATTGCTGGACGTGCAGCCTATCTCCGACATCGTTGGAGTAGAGGGAGCGGATACCTTCAAGCGCCCGATTTACGCTGGTAACGTCATCGCTACCGTCCAGAGCTCCGACGCCATCAAAGTGATCTCTGTGCGTACTACTGCATTTGACGCGGTGGCCGCAGAAGGCGGCAGCGCTGCGGTTGAGTCCGTGGACGCTGTGGAAGATGCGGGTGTATCCAAGTTTGTCGGTGAAGAGCTTGCAGAATCTGACCGCCCGGAACTTACTGCCGCCAAGGTGGTCATTTCTGGTGGTCGCGGCATGCAGAACGGTGACAACTTCGAGTTGTTGTACAAGGTGGCGGACAAGCTGGGCGCAGCAGTGGGTGCTTCTCGCGCCGCGGTTGACGCAGGCTTTGTTCCGAACGACATGCAGGTAGGTCAGACCGGCAAGATCGTGGCACCAGACCTGTATATCGCGGTGGGTATCTCCGGTGCCATCCAGCACCTGGCGGGTATGAAGGACTCCAAAGTAATTGTCGCCATCAACAAGGACGAAGAAGCACCGATCTTCTCCGTTGCGGACTATGGACTGGTAGCGGATCTGTTCGACGCAGTTCCGGAGCTCGAAACAAAGTTGTAA